One segment of Bacillota bacterium DNA contains the following:
- the pyrF gene encoding orotidine-5'-phosphate decarboxylase gives MRKWWEEPRDRLVPALDVGGLGEALALAERLGPHVGYFKVGLGLFSAEGPAAVRELSRLGRVFLDLKLHDIPATVSLACQAVRGTGASLLTLHASGGRQMMTRARETVDGSIGLLAITVLTSLGDQEVKCELGLSRSARDQVLFLAEHALEAGLDGVVASPSDAQALRDAFGSDFLLVTPGVRPRASDVHDQKRVATPEEAIASGADLLVVGRPILQAPDPVEAVMMLRRQVEEAMRRGSTR, from the coding sequence TTGAGAAAGTGGTGGGAAGAGCCAAGGGATCGCCTGGTCCCTGCGCTGGACGTAGGCGGGCTGGGTGAAGCCCTTGCCCTGGCGGAGCGGCTGGGCCCGCACGTGGGATACTTTAAGGTAGGACTGGGCCTTTTCTCCGCTGAGGGCCCCGCCGCTGTGAGGGAGTTGTCCCGCCTGGGAAGGGTTTTCCTGGACCTGAAGCTCCACGACATACCAGCCACGGTCTCCCTGGCTTGCCAGGCCGTCCGGGGGACGGGGGCCAGTCTCCTAACCCTCCATGCCTCTGGGGGCAGGCAGATGATGACACGGGCCCGGGAGACAGTGGACGGTTCTATTGGCCTCCTGGCTATCACGGTTCTAACGTCCCTGGGAGACCAGGAGGTAAAGTGCGAACTAGGCCTGTCTCGTTCCGCCAGGGACCAGGTGCTGTTCCTGGCAGAGCACGCGCTTGAGGCAGGGCTGGACGGGGTTGTGGCGTCTCCCTCCGATGCGCAGGCCCTCCGGGATGCCTTTGGCAGCGATTTCCTCCTTGTTACCCCAGGTGTGCGCCCCCGGGCCAGCGATGTTCACGATCAGAAAAGGGTGGCCACTCCTGAGGAGGCCATTGCCTCCGGGGCTGACCTGCTGGTAGTGGGTCGCCCCATCCTGCAGGCACCGGATCCCGTGGAGGCGGTCATGATGCTAAGACGACAGGTAGAGGAAGCGATGAGAAGGGGGAGCACGCGGTGA
- the pyrE gene encoding orotate phosphoribosyltransferase has protein sequence MNEGFLKTLEEKGGIMRGHFRFTSGLHADTYVQMAMALQHPDLAEALGREMAKPYKDKSVSVVVGPAMGAILVAHEVARALGVRSVFTERVEGIMVLRRGFRVSPGERVLVAEGVVTTGGTALEVVNLLNTLGAEVTGVSSIVCRGPKPSFPVPYQCLVSLDLPSYRPEECPLCRAGVPLETPGSRGLG, from the coding sequence GTGAACGAGGGATTCCTGAAGACCCTGGAAGAGAAGGGCGGCATCATGCGGGGGCACTTCCGTTTCACATCGGGCCTTCACGCTGACACCTATGTCCAGATGGCCATGGCGCTGCAGCACCCGGACCTCGCGGAAGCCCTGGGTAGGGAAATGGCCAAACCCTACAAGGACAAGAGTGTCTCCGTTGTGGTGGGCCCCGCCATGGGTGCCATCCTCGTTGCACATGAGGTAGCCAGGGCGCTCGGGGTAAGGTCTGTGTTCACGGAACGAGTTGAGGGCATCATGGTACTCAGGAGGGGATTCCGGGTTTCGCCAGGCGAGAGGGTCCTGGTGGCGGAAGGTGTGGTCACTACCGGCGGGACCGCCCTGGAGGTCGTGAACCTCCTGAACACCCTGGGTGCAGAGGTCACCGGGGTTTCCTCCATCGTCTGCAGGGGGCCCAAGCCCAGCTTCCCCGTTCCCTACCAGTGCCTTGTCTCCCTGGACCTGCCCAGTTACAGGCCAGAGGAGTGTCCCCTGTGCAGGGCAGGGGTGCCCCTGGAGACGCCGGGGAGCAGGGGGCTTGGATAG
- a CDS encoding NFACT RNA binding domain-containing protein has translation MGLDGIALSGVRRELEERLLGGRVQKIYQPASLEVALLLYRGARERLRISAHPADPIIYLTSGDHDQQGSPPPFCLLLRKHLEGARLTAISQVRVLERVLEMEFEASELSGGGRRRLVVELMGKHSNIILLGENGSVIDAIRRVTPSMSRHRQVLPGERYALPPSQDKMDPSDLDPGSLAQVLAQGEGGHSQRLVAAVAGVGPVTAREAVHRCTGDPETYGCLAAFLREMAVSVREGTSKPSIVWGDDQKMTCYAPFDLTHLEQPTKDKDTYPSINHMLDAYYLTRFAEQTLETRRAKARRAVKAALERAERRVANLREDLLEARKAPEYRRFGELIMANLHHLPGGNEASLEDFGSPGTWTTVPLDSRLSPVKNAQEYFRKYNKAKKGLEAIKVQLEKAQREVAYLEQSLLCIDQARSPEEADSILEELEAEGYLGAPARKKATVRRAPRVTGAPSVPGFLSRSGARIYVGRNNRQNDFITMRLASPEDVWLHARNIPGSHVLLKSEGKTVSHGDLVEAAMLAAYHSRARQGSQVPVDYALRRDVWKPRGAKPGMVLYRNHHTIFVTPDENSVKAIMERGQGDLGGNPSL, from the coding sequence ATGGGATTGGATGGCATAGCCCTCTCCGGGGTCCGGCGCGAACTGGAGGAACGCCTCCTGGGCGGCCGGGTCCAGAAGATATACCAGCCGGCCAGCCTCGAGGTCGCGCTGCTGTTGTACCGAGGTGCCCGCGAGAGACTCCGTATCTCGGCACACCCTGCGGATCCCATCATCTATCTCACCAGCGGTGATCACGATCAACAGGGTTCCCCGCCGCCCTTTTGCCTTCTGTTGCGCAAGCACCTGGAGGGCGCACGCCTGACCGCCATCTCCCAGGTCCGGGTTCTCGAACGGGTGCTGGAGATGGAGTTCGAGGCCAGCGAGCTCTCCGGGGGAGGCAGAAGAAGGCTGGTAGTGGAACTCATGGGAAAGCACTCGAACATCATTCTCCTGGGCGAGAACGGCAGCGTAATAGACGCGATTCGCCGGGTCACCCCGAGCATGAGCAGGCACAGGCAGGTGCTCCCCGGTGAGAGGTACGCCCTGCCTCCATCCCAGGACAAGATGGACCCCAGCGATCTGGACCCCGGCTCCCTGGCCCAGGTGTTGGCCCAGGGCGAAGGGGGCCATTCGCAACGGCTGGTGGCAGCAGTTGCAGGCGTGGGCCCGGTTACCGCCAGGGAGGCTGTTCACCGCTGCACCGGTGATCCTGAGACGTATGGTTGTCTTGCGGCTTTTCTCCGGGAGATGGCCGTATCTGTTAGAGAAGGAACGTCAAAGCCATCCATAGTGTGGGGCGATGACCAGAAGATGACCTGCTATGCGCCTTTTGACCTCACCCACCTAGAGCAACCCACTAAGGACAAGGACACGTACCCCTCCATCAACCACATGCTGGACGCGTACTACTTAACCCGGTTCGCGGAACAGACCCTGGAGACAAGAAGGGCAAAGGCAAGGAGGGCAGTGAAGGCTGCCCTGGAGAGGGCCGAGCGCCGGGTGGCGAACCTCCGGGAGGATCTCCTGGAGGCCAGGAAGGCGCCGGAGTACAGGAGGTTCGGAGAGCTCATAATGGCTAACCTTCACCATCTCCCAGGCGGGAACGAGGCTAGCCTGGAAGACTTCGGGTCCCCGGGCACCTGGACTACGGTTCCCCTGGACAGCAGGCTTTCACCGGTGAAGAACGCCCAGGAGTACTTCCGGAAGTATAACAAGGCCAAGAAGGGGCTGGAGGCCATCAAGGTCCAGCTGGAGAAGGCCCAGCGTGAGGTGGCCTACCTTGAGCAGTCCCTTCTTTGTATCGACCAGGCGAGATCGCCCGAGGAGGCCGATTCCATACTGGAGGAGCTGGAGGCCGAAGGCTACCTGGGCGCCCCGGCCAGGAAAAAGGCCACGGTAAGGCGGGCTCCCAGGGTCACCGGCGCCCCGAGCGTGCCTGGTTTCCTGTCCAGGAGCGGCGCCCGGATCTACGTGGGGAGGAACAATCGCCAGAACGACTTCATAACCATGCGCCTGGCGTCTCCTGAGGATGTGTGGCTTCACGCCCGGAACATCCCGGGGTCCCATGTGCTCCTGAAGAGCGAGGGGAAGACGGTTTCCCACGGAGACCTGGTCGAGGCAGCTATGCTGGCGGCATACCACAGCAGGGCGCGCCAGGGCAGCCAGGTACCGGTGGACTACGCACTGCGCCGGGATGTATGGAAACCCAGGGGCGCCAAGCCCGGCATGGTTCTTTACCGTAATCACCACACCATCTTCGTCACTCCCGATGAGAACAGCGTCAAGGCTATCATGGAGAGAGGACAAGGTGACCTTGGAGGAAATCCTTCCCTGTGA
- a CDS encoding YerC/YecD family TrpR-related protein has product MAVVFDDKIRDKASDRLFQAVLSLESIDECYRFFYDICTVQETRSLAQRLEVAEMLHKGKSYNDIVRATGASTATISRIKRFLDYGADGYRLVLDRMEKPDHTHPQE; this is encoded by the coding sequence ATGGCCGTGGTGTTTGACGACAAGATCAGGGACAAGGCCAGTGACCGTCTATTCCAGGCGGTCCTCTCCCTGGAGAGCATTGACGAGTGCTACCGGTTCTTCTATGACATATGCACTGTTCAGGAAACCCGGTCCCTGGCCCAGCGCCTTGAGGTTGCCGAGATGCTGCACAAGGGGAAGAGCTACAACGACATCGTAAGGGCTACCGGTGCGAGTACGGCCACCATCTCCCGGATAAAGAGGTTCCTGGACTACGGCGCGGACGGCTACAGGCTTGTGCTGGATAGGATGGAGAAACCAGATCACACCCATCCCCAGGAGTAA
- a CDS encoding MarR family transcriptional regulator, which produces MEEEAIRILREHLRCIERHTVGWSRSDCQCCGLTLAQCHVLLEVGKSGTVSLGDLAARLGLDPSTLSRTVQSMVRAGLLRRTTNRADRRCVSISLTPRGRALLEQVDSGRNAYYTRVFGFIPREKHSQVMEAVVLLSEAMKRFGKNSEEVGDGC; this is translated from the coding sequence ATGGAGGAGGAAGCCATCCGCATCTTGAGGGAACACCTTCGCTGCATCGAGCGCCACACCGTGGGATGGTCGAGGTCGGATTGCCAGTGCTGCGGGCTGACGCTGGCCCAGTGCCACGTGCTTCTCGAGGTCGGTAAGTCTGGGACGGTGTCCCTGGGTGACCTGGCTGCCCGGCTGGGCCTGGACCCCAGCACCCTGAGCAGGACCGTCCAGTCCATGGTGAGGGCAGGCCTCCTCAGGAGGACCACAAACCGCGCTGACAGGCGATGCGTGTCCATCTCACTGACGCCCCGGGGCAGGGCACTCCTGGAGCAGGTGGACAGTGGGCGCAATGCCTACTATACTCGAGTCTTCGGCTTCATTCCCCGGGAAAAACACAGCCAGGTAATGGAGGCAGTAGTGCTCCTGTCCGAGGCCATGAAACGGTTTGGGAAGAACTCAGAGGAAGTGGGGGATGGCTGTTGA
- the hgcA gene encoding mercury methylation corrinoid protein HgcA — protein sequence MTGQKSCENSSCCGGSVSLEPLASIEDLNPGYLTGWISRASARIPQVATRMTMRDHLDSWNLRWRLGRPVRRVPPGLYAVGNPGEDSPVLVSANYKMSFDRLRSALPGLDTWVLVIETAGVNVWCSAGKGTFNAREIHQRIMESGLQRIVTHRTLVLPQLSAPGVDSNELSRLSGFRVVFGPVRAPDIPEFLRAGMKATPKMRRVRFGFWDRVVLTPVEVMGIRKWAFTGFLVLLAVMWLRERPVSPAGALSGALLGAVPYAGAVLAGSVFVPALLPYIPGRALSFKGALLGLLWALAYAARSYPEVDWVASVPYVLVLPAISSFLALNFTGSTTYTSLSGVLEEMGVALPVTAVAVVLGVVWAVVRAIV from the coding sequence TTGACGGGCCAGAAGTCCTGCGAGAATTCATCGTGTTGCGGGGGATCCGTTTCCCTGGAACCCCTGGCGTCCATTGAGGATCTGAACCCGGGATACCTCACGGGCTGGATCTCCCGGGCAAGTGCCCGGATACCCCAGGTCGCCACCAGGATGACCATGAGGGATCACCTGGATTCCTGGAACCTGCGCTGGCGCCTGGGACGCCCTGTACGCCGCGTGCCTCCGGGCTTGTACGCAGTGGGCAATCCCGGTGAGGACTCACCGGTACTCGTATCAGCCAACTACAAGATGAGCTTTGACCGTCTTCGCAGTGCGTTGCCAGGGTTGGATACCTGGGTGCTGGTGATAGAGACCGCGGGGGTTAACGTGTGGTGTTCCGCCGGGAAGGGCACCTTCAACGCCAGGGAGATCCACCAGCGAATCATGGAAAGCGGGTTGCAGCGTATCGTCACTCACCGCACGCTGGTGCTCCCCCAGCTCAGCGCCCCCGGAGTGGACAGCAATGAACTGTCCAGGTTGTCTGGGTTTCGCGTGGTCTTCGGACCGGTGAGGGCTCCTGACATCCCGGAGTTCCTCCGGGCTGGCATGAAGGCTACGCCCAAGATGAGACGTGTCAGGTTCGGATTCTGGGACCGCGTGGTCCTGACGCCGGTGGAGGTGATGGGCATCCGGAAGTGGGCTTTTACGGGATTCCTGGTGCTCCTGGCGGTGATGTGGCTCAGGGAACGGCCTGTGAGTCCCGCCGGTGCGCTCTCCGGGGCGCTCCTGGGGGCGGTACCGTACGCTGGCGCCGTCCTGGCTGGCTCAGTGTTTGTCCCAGCGCTGCTACCCTACATACCGGGAAGGGCACTGTCCTTTAAGGGCGCTCTCCTGGGTCTCCTGTGGGCCCTGGCTTATGCGGCCCGTAGCTACCCTGAGGTGGACTGGGTGGCCTCCGTCCCCTACGTCTTGGTGCTCCCGGCGATTTCGTCATTCCTGGCCCTGAACTTCACCGGTTCCACCACGTACACCTCACTGTCCGGCGTGCTGGAGGAAATGGGGGTAGCCCTGCCTGTAACAGCGGTGGCGGTGGTTCTGGGTGTGGTGTGGGCGGTAGTACGAGCGATTGTATGA
- the hgcB gene encoding mercury methylation ferredoxin HgcB, whose protein sequence is MGLRYLSKFVTLELDEEKCTGCGLCLEVCPHGVFSLGAGHSSIQDRDACMECGGCALNCPSGALRVRAGVGCAYAIFLGRLRGTEPCCG, encoded by the coding sequence GTGGGTCTGAGGTACCTGTCCAAATTTGTAACACTTGAACTGGATGAGGAGAAGTGCACAGGCTGCGGGCTGTGCCTGGAGGTGTGCCCTCACGGGGTGTTCTCCCTGGGCGCTGGGCATTCCAGCATCCAGGACCGGGATGCCTGCATGGAGTGCGGGGGGTGCGCCCTGAACTGCCCATCCGGCGCCCTGAGGGTGCGAGCGGGTGTAGGGTGCGCCTACGCCATCTTCCTGGGCAGGCTGAGGGGGACTGAGCCCTGTTGCGGCTGA
- the dapA gene encoding 4-hydroxy-tetrahydrodipicolinate synthase: MAGRKPIRGLLAANITPMNRDGSRVDLEGLERLCQTLLGEWGVGGLVPLGSTGEGLLLTGQERDEVIKVAVKVARGKAPVVVGTTAVTTTQVIDYSRRAAELGADGVLVAPPPYIKPSEEELFQHYKRISGAVDIPVVLYNNPKRVGVDIHPELAARLSGEKNIRFIKESTGDIKRFTQIAMRSAHTFTVLNGSDSTPLEGALLGAGGSISGPANVVGRQLAKILSILAEHGDMEDAMTMYAEITPFLAYLEGARYVATMKAATAMVGLPAGSPREPLLPLTRDEARALRGVMEGCGLI, translated from the coding sequence ATGGCAGGAAGAAAGCCCATCCGGGGGTTACTGGCAGCCAACATCACCCCCATGAACCGGGACGGCTCCAGGGTAGACCTGGAGGGCCTGGAACGCCTGTGTCAGACCCTTCTTGGGGAATGGGGAGTCGGCGGGCTGGTACCCCTGGGTTCAACCGGGGAGGGATTGCTCCTCACAGGTCAAGAGAGGGATGAGGTCATCAAGGTCGCTGTGAAGGTGGCCAGGGGCAAGGCCCCTGTGGTGGTGGGTACCACTGCCGTCACCACCACGCAGGTGATAGACTATTCCAGGCGTGCCGCCGAACTTGGAGCCGACGGTGTCCTGGTGGCCCCACCCCCCTATATCAAGCCGTCCGAAGAGGAACTGTTCCAGCACTACAAGAGGATCTCTGGTGCAGTGGACATCCCCGTTGTCCTTTACAACAATCCCAAGAGAGTGGGCGTCGATATCCATCCTGAGCTCGCAGCCAGGCTATCGGGGGAGAAGAACATAAGGTTCATCAAGGAATCCACGGGTGATATCAAGAGGTTCACCCAGATCGCCATGCGGTCCGCACACACCTTTACAGTCCTTAACGGCAGTGACAGCACGCCCCTGGAGGGAGCCCTCTTGGGGGCAGGCGGCTCCATTTCAGGACCCGCCAACGTGGTAGGCAGGCAGCTGGCCAAGATACTCTCCATCCTCGCTGAGCACGGGGATATGGAAGATGCCATGACCATGTACGCCGAGATCACGCCCTTCCTGGCCTACCTGGAAGGCGCCAGGTACGTGGCAACCATGAAGGCGGCCACGGCCATGGTGGGGTTGCCAGCGGGGAGCCCCAGGGAACCGCTCCTTCCCCTAACCCGGGATGAGGCCCGGGCTCTCAGGGGCGTCATGGAGGGGTGCGGTCTCATCTAG
- a CDS encoding iron-containing alcohol dehydrogenase translates to MLLYDEMLKKAPESLKRPVTWQTAGTKALGKLVIGCGVARTAGEEARRLGEPRALLVTDSTLSSLHVVDVIVEALESSGVNVDVFSQVEAEPRIELAGEAGEMARRHQYGTVVALGGGSVIDTAKAAAMLATNPGEIFEYISGKGFEGPGLPRIAIPTTSGTGSEVSNSFVFSREGRKVFSADALLFPDVALIDPIMTSTMPPRVTAGTGLDALCHAVEGLVHPKAYPIGDALSCKAIEFVFNYLPRATRDGSDIEARYHMSWASSLGMMSYNWTGGLYAHSISYVLTHHLGMGHGMGCGISLPYTLMLNIDYIREKLVYMGRALGMAGDASNLPERAIQRSWELLEEVNLPQSLEEAGVERQSLRSYAEETMEQYYRPFNPRDVGLSQVERLLENMWEGSLKPVE, encoded by the coding sequence ATGCTTCTGTACGATGAGATGCTCAAGAAGGCCCCTGAGAGCCTGAAGAGGCCTGTCACCTGGCAAACGGCAGGCACCAAGGCCCTGGGCAAGCTGGTAATTGGCTGCGGGGTAGCCAGAACCGCCGGAGAAGAGGCCCGGAGACTTGGGGAGCCCAGGGCGCTACTGGTCACCGACAGCACCCTGTCCAGCCTCCACGTAGTTGACGTAATCGTGGAGGCGCTGGAGTCCTCAGGGGTCAACGTGGATGTGTTCAGCCAGGTTGAGGCCGAACCCAGGATTGAGCTGGCAGGCGAGGCCGGGGAAATGGCCCGGAGGCACCAGTACGGCACGGTGGTGGCCCTGGGGGGCGGCAGCGTCATTGACACTGCCAAGGCCGCGGCGATGCTCGCAACAAACCCCGGGGAGATCTTCGAGTACATCAGCGGGAAGGGTTTCGAAGGTCCAGGCCTGCCCCGGATCGCCATCCCGACCACCTCGGGAACGGGGAGCGAGGTCAGCAACTCCTTCGTCTTCAGCAGGGAGGGAAGGAAGGTGTTTTCCGCGGACGCGCTGCTCTTCCCTGACGTGGCCCTCATAGACCCCATCATGACCAGCACCATGCCTCCCAGGGTAACGGCGGGCACGGGCCTGGACGCGCTGTGCCACGCAGTGGAAGGGCTCGTGCATCCCAAGGCATACCCCATCGGGGACGCCCTGAGCTGTAAGGCCATTGAGTTCGTATTCAACTACCTGCCCAGGGCAACCCGGGATGGCTCCGACATCGAGGCGCGCTACCACATGTCGTGGGCCTCCTCCCTGGGGATGATGTCGTACAACTGGACCGGCGGTCTTTACGCTCACAGCATTTCCTATGTTCTCACCCATCACCTGGGCATGGGCCACGGGATGGGTTGCGGGATCTCTCTGCCCTACACCCTCATGCTCAACATTGACTACATCAGGGAGAAACTGGTCTACATGGGCAGGGCCCTGGGGATGGCCGGAGACGCAAGTAATCTGCCGGAGAGGGCCATCCAGCGCTCCTGGGAACTACTGGAGGAAGTCAACTTGCCCCAGAGCCTGGAGGAAGCCGGGGTTGAGCGCCAGTCCCTCAGGTCCTACGCTGAGGAGACCATGGAGCAGTACTACAGGCCATTCAATCCCAGGGATGTGGGTCTTTCCCAGGTGGAGCGGCTCCTTGAGAACATGTGGGAGGGAAGCCTCAAACCTGTGGAATGA
- a CDS encoding aspartate/glutamate racemase family protein, with the protein MSERTRGGYTTYGQVVGILMLDTRFPRLPGDIGHASTWRYPVRYHVVKGALPSRVMGYEPDASLIEPFIEGARELEAQGARIITTSCGFLAPFQEDLAGSVCVTVATSSLLQVPLVSRMIGPDQRVGILTERSQFMSDVHFEKVGFTTSTVPVVTGGLPEGSRFATAFIGNNLELEYETLEQEMIEGAKALIRENPGIGALVFECTNMVPFSAAVQRATGLPVFDVVTLVDWCFAAHRGLVGPWGSPVDTRNRW; encoded by the coding sequence ATGAGCGAGAGGACAAGGGGTGGATACACCACCTATGGCCAGGTAGTGGGGATCCTCATGCTGGACACCCGTTTCCCGAGGCTACCCGGGGACATAGGCCACGCCTCAACCTGGCGCTACCCCGTGAGGTATCACGTGGTCAAGGGGGCTCTCCCCAGCCGCGTTATGGGGTATGAGCCGGATGCCAGCCTCATCGAGCCCTTCATCGAAGGCGCCCGGGAACTGGAGGCGCAAGGGGCAAGGATAATAACCACCAGCTGCGGGTTCCTGGCACCCTTCCAGGAGGACCTGGCCGGGTCCGTGTGCGTGACCGTGGCCACCTCCAGCCTCCTGCAGGTTCCCCTGGTCTCCAGGATGATAGGACCGGACCAGCGGGTCGGCATACTGACGGAGCGCTCCCAGTTCATGTCCGATGTTCACTTCGAGAAGGTAGGCTTCACCACCAGTACCGTGCCAGTCGTCACCGGGGGCCTGCCGGAGGGCTCCCGGTTCGCCACGGCCTTCATCGGGAACAACCTGGAACTGGAGTATGAAACCCTGGAGCAAGAGATGATAGAGGGAGCCAAGGCCCTGATACGAGAAAACCCCGGCATAGGGGCCCTGGTTTTTGAATGCACCAACATGGTGCCCTTCTCCGCCGCGGTCCAGAGGGCTACCGGCCTTCCGGTTTTCGATGTTGTCACACTGGTGGACTGGTGCTTCGCCGCCCACAGAGGCCTGGTGGGGCCTTGGGGTTCGCCCGTGGACACCAGGAACAGGTGGTAG